From Chloroflexota bacterium, the proteins below share one genomic window:
- a CDS encoding bifunctional nuclease family protein, which produces MVEMTIDSIRVSVMNSQRVVMLKERNAERYLPIWIGPAEADAIAIKLQDVTVPRPLTHDLLCTMIGTLGAKVNFIVVCDLMNDTFYARINIGIDGGDIDVDSRPSDAIALAVRAKVPIYVEEAVLEKAGIIFDQATGKLMPGTKAASGGEKGEVTEEELRRLSAFKDFINSLDLQDLDKGKTEDD; this is translated from the coding sequence ATGGTCGAGATGACTATTGATAGCATCAGAGTAAGTGTAATGAATTCCCAGCGGGTAGTGATGCTGAAGGAGCGCAATGCGGAGCGGTACCTGCCCATCTGGATTGGGCCGGCAGAGGCAGACGCCATAGCCATAAAGCTACAAGATGTTACCGTGCCCCGTCCCCTGACTCACGACCTGCTGTGCACTATGATCGGTACTTTGGGAGCCAAGGTGAATTTCATTGTGGTCTGTGATCTTATGAATGACACCTTTTACGCCAGGATCAACATCGGCATCGATGGTGGAGACATAGATGTCGACTCCCGGCCCAGCGATGCCATCGCGCTCGCGGTGCGGGCAAAGGTTCCCATCTATGTTGAGGAAGCTGTCTTAGAAAAAGCAGGGATTATTTTCGATCAGGCAACGGGGAAGCTCATGCCTGGTACCAAGGCGGCCAGTGGCGGCGAAAAAGGGGAGGTAACGGAGGAGGAGTTGCGCAGGCTGTCTGCCTTTAAGGATTTCATTAACAGCCTTGATCTTCAGGATCTTGATAAAGGTAAGACTGAAGACGATTAG